One Oryza sativa Japonica Group chromosome 8, ASM3414082v1 DNA window includes the following coding sequences:
- the LOC4346133 gene encoding squamosa promoter-binding-like protein 16 (The RefSeq protein has 1 substitution compared to this genomic sequence) has protein sequence MEWDLKMPPAASWELADELENSGGGGVPAAVSSSSAAVGGGVNAGGGGRQECSVDLKLGGLGEFGGGGAQPRVAVAGEPAKGKGPAAAATGAAAAASSAPAKRPRGAAAAGQQQCPSCAVDGCKEDLSKCRDYHRRHKVCEAHSKTPLVVVSGREMRFCQQCSRFHLLQEFDEAKRSCRKRLDGHNRRRRKPQPDPMNSASYLASQQGARFSPFATPRPEASWTGMIKTEESPYYTHHQIPLGISSRQQHFVGSTSDGGRRFPFLQEGEISFGTGAGAGGVPMDQAAAAAAASVCQPLLKTVAPPPPPHGGGGSGGGKMFSDGGLTQVLDSDCALSLLSAPANSTAIDVGGGRVVVQPTEHIPMAQPLISGLQFGGGGGSSAWFAARPHHQAATGAAATAVVVSTAGFSCPVVESEQLNTVLSSNDNEMNYNGMFHVGGEGSSDGTSSSLPFSWQ, from the exons atggagtGGGATCTCAagatgccgccggcggcgagctgggAGCTAGCCGACGAGCTGGagaacagcggcggcgggggtgtaCCGGCGGCGGTATCGTCGTCATCGGCTGCGGTTGGTGGCGGCGTCAATGCGGGGGGTGGTGGCAGGCAGGAGTGCTCGGTCGACCTCAAGCTCGGCGGGTTGGGggagttcggcggcggcggcgcgcagccgCGGGTCGCCGTGGCGGGCGAGCCGGCCAAGGGGAAGGGGccagcggccgccgccacgggagcagcagcagcagcgtcgtcggcgccggcgaagcggccgcgcggtgcggcggcggcggggcagcaGCAGTGCCCGTCGTGCGCGGTGGACGGGTGCAAGGAGGACCTGAGCAAGTGCCGCGACTACCATCGCCGGCACAAGGTGTGCGAGGCCCACTCCAAGACccccctcgtcgtcgtctccggccgcGAGATGCGCTTCTGCCAGCCGTGCAGCAg GTTTCACTTGCTTCAGGAGTTTGATGAGGCCAAGCGCAGCTGTAGAAAGCGACTAGATGGGCACAACCGTCGCCGCAGGAAGCCACAGCCAGATCCCATGAACTCTGCAAGTTATCTTGCAAGCCAACAAG GGGCAAGATTCTCACCGTTCGCGACGCCGAGACCGGAGGCAAGCTGGACAGGGATGATCAAAACCGAGGAGAGCCCATACTACACGCACCACCAAATCCCTCTTGGCAtcagcagcaggcagcagcattTCGTTGGCTCCACCTCTGACGGCGGCCGCCGCTTCCCTTTCCTCCAGGAAGGCGAGATCAGCttcggcaccggcgccggcgccggcggcgtgccaATGGATcaggcagcagctgctgctgctgcttcagtGTGCCAGCCACTTCTGAAGACGgtagctcctcctcctcctcctcatggcggcggcggcagcggcggcggcaagatgTTCTCCGATGGTGGGTTGACACAAGTGCTCGACTCCGATtgtgctctctctcttctgtcAGCTCCGGCGAACTCCACGGCCATCGACGTCGGCGGTGGCCGGGTGGTCGTCCAGCCGACCGAGCACATCCCCATGGCGCAGCCTCTCATCTCTGGCCTTcagttcggcggcggcggcggcagctcagCCTGGTTCGCGGCGCGGCCGCATCATCaggcggccaccggcgccgccgccaccgccgtcgtcgtctcgaCGGCCGGTTTCTCCTGCCCGGTGGTGGAGAGCGAGCAGCTGAACACAGTCCTGAGCTCCAATGACAATGAGATGAACTACAATGGGATGTTTCACGTCGGCGGCGAAGGCTCATCGGATGGCACGTCGTCGTCTCTGCCGTTCTCATGGCAGTAG
- the LOC4346134 gene encoding mADS-box transcription factor 7: protein MGRGRVELKRIENKINRQVTFAKRRNGLLKKAYELSVLCDAEVALIIFSNRGKLYEFCSTQSMTKTLEKYQKCSYAGPETAVQNRESEQLKASRNEYLKLKARVENLQRTQRNLLGEDLDSLGIKELESLEKQLDSSLKHVRTTRTKHLVDQLTELQRKEQMVSEANRCLRRKLEESNHVRGQQVWEQGCNLIGYERQPEVQQPLHGGNGFFHPLDAAGEPTLQIGYPAEHHEAMNSACMNTYMPPWLP, encoded by the exons ATGGGGAGGGGTCGGGTGGAGCTGAAGAGGATCGAGAACAAGATCAACCGGCAGGTGACGTTCGCCAAGCGCAGGAATGGCCTGCTCAAGAAGGCGTACGAGCTCTCCGTCCTCTGCGACGCCGAGGTCGCCCTCATCATCTTCTCCAACCGCGGCAAGCTCTACGAGTTCTGCAGCACCCAGAG CATGACTAAAACGCTTGAGAAGTATCAGAAATGCAGTTACGCAGGACCCGAAACAGCTGTCCAAAATAGAGAAAGTGAG CAATTGAAAGCTAGCCGCAATGAATACCTCAAACTGAAGGCAAGGGTTGAAAATTTACAACGGACTCAAAG AAATTTGCTGGGTGAAGATCTTGATTCATTAGGCATAAAAGAGCTCGAGAGCCTAGAGAAGCAGCTTGATTCATCCCTGAAGCACGTCAGAACTACAAGG ACAAAACATCTGGTTGACCAACTGACGGAGCTTCAGAGAAAG GAACAAATGGTTTCTGAAGCAAATAGATGCCTTAGGAGAAAA CTGGAGGAAAGCAACCATGTTCGCGGGCAGCAAGTGTGGGAGCAGGGCTGCAACTTAATTGGCTATGAACGTCAGCCTGAAGTGCAGCAGCCTCTTCACGGCGGCAATGGGTTCTTCCATCCACTTGATGCTGCTGGTGAACCCACCCTTCAGATTGG GTACCCTGCAGAGCATCATGAGGCGATGAACAGTGCGTGCATGAACACCTACATGCCCCCATGGCTACCATGA
- the LOC4346136 gene encoding glutamate-1-semialdehyde 2,1-aminomutase, chloroplastic — MAGAAAASAAAAAVASGISARPVAPRPSPSRARAPRSVVRAAISVEKGEKAYTVEKSEEIFNAAKELMPGGVNSPVRAFKSVGGQPIVFDSVKGSRMWDVDGNEYIDYVGSWGPAIIGHADDTVNAALIETLKKGTSFGAPCVLENVLAEMVISAVPSIEMVRFVNSGTEACMGALRLVRAFTGREKILKFEGCYHGHADSFLVKAGSGVATLGLPDSPGVPKGATSETLTAPYNDVEAVKKLFEENKGQIAAVFLEPVVGNAGFIPPQPGFLNALRDLTKQDGALLVFDEVMTGFRLAYGGAQEYFGITPDVSTLGKIIGGGLPVGAYGGRKDIMEMVAPAGPMYQAGTLSGNPLAMTAGIHTLKRLMEPGTYDYLDKITGDLVRGVLDAGAKTGHEMCGGHIRGMFGFFFTAGPVHNFGDAKKSDTAKFGRFYRGMLEEGVYLAPSQFEAGFTSLAHTSQDIEKTVEAAAKVLRRI, encoded by the exons ATGGCCGGAGcagcagccgcctccgccgccgccgccgccgtggcgtccGGGATCTCGGCCCGGCCGGTGGCCCCGAGGCCCtctccctcgcgcgcgcgcgccccacGGTCCGTCGTGCGGGCGGCCATCTCCGTCGAGAAGGGGGAGAAGGCGTACACGGTGGAGAAGTCCGAGGAGATCTTCAACGCCGCCAAG GAGTTGATGCCTGGGGGTGTTAATTCACCAGTTCGTGCCTTCAAATCAGTTGGTGGGCAGCCCATTGTGTTTGATTCTGTGAAGGGTTCTCGTATGTGGGATGTGGATGGAAATGAATATATCGATTATGTTGGTTCCTGGGGTCCTGCGATCATCGGTCATGCAGATGATACG GTGAATGCAGCATTGATTGAAACTCTAAAGAAAGGAACTAGCTTTGGCGCTCCATGTGTGTTGGAGAATGTGTTGGCTGAGATGGTCATCTCTGCTGTACCAAGTATCGAAATGGTCCGTTTTGTCAATTCAGGGACAGAAGCCTGCATGGGAGCGCTGCGCCTTGTGCGTGCATTCACTGGGAGAGAGAAGATTCTCAAGTTTGAAGGTTGTTACCATGGCCATGCAGATTCCTTCCTTGTTAAAGCTGGCAGTGGTGTTGCCACCCTTGGCCTCCCAGACTCCCCTGGAGTCCCCAAGGGAGCCACATCTGAGACTCTAACGGCACCATACAATGATGTCGAGGCAGTGAAAAAACTGTTTGAGGAGAACAAAGGGCAGATTGCTGCTGTCTTCCTTGAGCCCGTTGTTGGCAATGCTGGCTTCATTCCTCCACAGCCCGGTTTTCTGAATGCTCTCCGTGACTTGACGAAACAAGACGGTGCACTTTTGGTCTTTGATGAAGTGATGACGGGTTTCCGTTTAGCTTATGGTGGGGCTCAAGAATACTTCGGGATCACCCCTGATGTGTCAACATTGGGGAAAATCATCGGTGGCGGTCTTCCAGTTGGCGCTTATGGTGGACGTAAGGACATCATGGAGATGGTTGCTCCAGCAGGGCCAATGTACCAGGCAGGAACCCTCAGTGGAAACCCTCTAGCTATGACTGCTGGAATCCACACACTCAAGCGTCTGATGGAGCCTGGAACCTACGATTACTTGGACAAGATCACTGGTGATCTTGTTCGCGGGGTATTGGACGCGGGTGCGAAAACTGGACATGAGATGTGTGGAGGACACATCAGGGGGATGTTCGGGTTCTTCTTCACCGCTGGCCCAGTTCACAACTTTGGTGACGCGAAGAAGAGTGACACCGCCAAGTTTGGGAGGTTCTACCGGGGCATGCTTGAAGAAGGTGTGTACCTAGCTCCATCCCAGTTTGAGGCAGGTTTCACCAGCTTGGCACACACCTCCCAGGACATCGAAAAAACCGTGGAGGCAGCTGCGAAAGTTCTTCGCCGGATATAG
- the LOC4346135 gene encoding MADS-box transcription factor 51-like isoform X2: protein MEGGGRRRKRGKVELRRIEDRTSRQVRFSKRRSGLFKKAYELSVLCDAQVALLVFSPAGRLYEFASSTSSIDTIFGRYWDLLDTTIDLNIEARESRVDCNIQLRQKERSDDPVPKINHITQCVLESNVNELNIAELRGLEEAMTNALTVVKNKLMMKVASVLPQSEKKRKSCSISEPRSGVSS, encoded by the exons atggagggaggagggaggaggaggaagagggggaagGTGGAGCTGCGGCGGATAGAGGACCGGACGAGCCGGCAGGTGCGATTCTCGAAGCGGCGGAGCGGGCTGTTCAAGAAGGCGTACGAGCTGTCCGTGCTCTGCGACGCCCAGGTCGCCCTCCTCGTCTtctcccccgccggccgcctctaCGAGTTCGCCTCTTCCACCTCCAG CATTGATACAATTTTTGGTCGGTATTGGGACCTTCTGGACACAACAATTGATCTCAATATTGAAGCAAGGGAATCTCGGGTTGATTGCAATATACAG CTTCGTCAGAAAGAGCGTTCAGATGACCCGGTGCCTAAGATAAACCACATTACTCAATG TGTGTTGGAATCAAATGTCAACGAGCTGAACATCGCTGAGCTAAGAGGTTTGGAGGAAGCGATGACTAATGCTTTGACAGTTGTTAAG AACAAACTGATGATGAAGGTGGCTAGTGTGCTCCCCCAAAGCGAG aagaagaggaagagttGCTCGATTTCAGAGCCAAGATCAGGAGTGAGCTCTTAA
- the LOC4346135 gene encoding MADS-box transcription factor 51-like isoform X1, with protein sequence MEGGGRRRKRGKVELRRIEDRTSRQVRFSKRRSGLFKKAYELSVLCDAQVALLVFSPAGRLYEFASSTSSIDTIFGRYWDLLDTTIDLNIEARESRVDCNIQLRQKERSDDPVPKINHITQCCLIVQVIISVLESNVNELNIAELRGLEEAMTNALTVVKNKLMMKVASVLPQSEKKRKSCSISEPRSGVSS encoded by the exons atggagggaggagggaggaggaggaagagggggaagGTGGAGCTGCGGCGGATAGAGGACCGGACGAGCCGGCAGGTGCGATTCTCGAAGCGGCGGAGCGGGCTGTTCAAGAAGGCGTACGAGCTGTCCGTGCTCTGCGACGCCCAGGTCGCCCTCCTCGTCTtctcccccgccggccgcctctaCGAGTTCGCCTCTTCCACCTCCAG CATTGATACAATTTTTGGTCGGTATTGGGACCTTCTGGACACAACAATTGATCTCAATATTGAAGCAAGGGAATCTCGGGTTGATTGCAATATACAG CTTCGTCAGAAAGAGCGTTCAGATGACCCGGTGCCTAAGATAAACCACATTACTCAATG TTGTCTGATTGTCCAAGTTATTATCAGTGTGTTGGAATCAAATGTCAACGAGCTGAACATCGCTGAGCTAAGAGGTTTGGAGGAAGCGATGACTAATGCTTTGACAGTTGTTAAG AACAAACTGATGATGAAGGTGGCTAGTGTGCTCCCCCAAAGCGAG aagaagaggaagagttGCTCGATTTCAGAGCCAAGATCAGGAGTGAGCTCTTAA